In the Akkermansiaceae bacterium genome, one interval contains:
- a CDS encoding S41 family peptidase, with protein sequence MKWWCGFLLLPSLSIAAPAGPPDAEEAAYPAIERFIQVLEAVRKNHPDTDRLAYERLVNHALEGMMEGLDPFSSFIHPEMAALMKSNEKLDPEVPSLGMTLGLRDTGLYVMAVAPPGPAGRAGITTGSSVLEIDGRPTEGGEFEDLVGTLRKKAGETSRLKLKSPEEPKPTEVSLVHRLVEERSVADAKIINKEKGTGYIRLASFGAACAKEMEVSLDDLEDAGMKSLILDLRGNGGGDLHETVKILGLFVPPDTTVVTTRSRNEAEESLKTPSRQRRKREYPIAVLIDRMSASASELTAGALQDLKRATIIGELSFGKGSVQNIIPLGQGTAMRLTIATYHTPSGRTPHRVGITPDVPVALEDMDRDNFEKRNRADSLDEAERKKVEAWGDPVMKKAEEVLQKAGQAK encoded by the coding sequence ATGAAATGGTGGTGCGGTTTCCTGCTTCTTCCTTCGCTTTCCATCGCCGCCCCGGCGGGTCCGCCGGATGCGGAGGAAGCCGCCTATCCGGCCATCGAAAGGTTCATCCAGGTGCTGGAAGCGGTCAGGAAAAACCATCCGGATACGGATCGGCTGGCTTATGAACGGTTGGTCAACCACGCGCTGGAGGGGATGATGGAAGGGCTGGATCCCTTTTCCTCCTTCATCCACCCGGAAATGGCGGCGTTGATGAAATCGAATGAAAAGCTCGATCCGGAGGTGCCTTCGCTGGGGATGACGCTCGGTCTGCGGGATACCGGCCTCTATGTCATGGCGGTGGCTCCTCCCGGCCCGGCAGGGCGTGCCGGGATCACCACAGGCAGTTCCGTGCTGGAGATCGATGGGCGGCCCACGGAGGGAGGGGAGTTCGAGGATCTGGTCGGAACCCTGCGGAAGAAAGCGGGGGAGACGAGCCGTCTGAAGCTGAAGTCCCCCGAAGAACCGAAGCCCACCGAAGTTTCCCTCGTCCACCGACTGGTGGAGGAGCGGTCCGTTGCCGACGCGAAGATCATCAACAAGGAAAAGGGCACCGGCTATATCAGGCTCGCTTCGTTCGGTGCCGCTTGCGCGAAGGAGATGGAAGTTTCCCTCGATGATCTGGAGGACGCGGGCATGAAGTCACTCATCCTGGATCTCCGTGGCAACGGCGGAGGGGATCTGCATGAAACCGTGAAAATCCTCGGCCTTTTCGTTCCCCCGGACACCACCGTGGTCACCACCCGCAGCCGGAATGAGGCGGAGGAATCGCTCAAGACCCCTTCACGGCAACGCCGGAAGCGGGAGTATCCCATCGCGGTTCTGATCGACCGCATGTCCGCATCCGCGTCCGAACTCACCGCCGGCGCGCTCCAGGACCTCAAGCGGGCGACCATCATCGGGGAGCTGAGCTTCGGCAAAGGTTCCGTGCAGAACATCATCCCGCTGGGGCAGGGAACCGCCATGCGTCTCACCATCGCCACCTATCACACACCCTCCGGGCGCACTCCCCACCGTGTCGGCATCACTCCGGATGTGCCCGTGGCACTGGAGGACATGGACCGCGATAATTTCGAGAAGCGCAACCGCGCGGACTCCCTCGATGAGGCGGAGCGGAAGAAGGTGGAGGCGTGGGGGGATCCCGTGATGAAAAAAGCGGAGGAAGTCCTGCAGAAAGCGGGACAGGCGAAGTAG
- a CDS encoding ATP-binding cassette domain-containing protein, producing the protein MIEVENLTKSFGTKVAVDNLSFSVKKGEVLGFLGPNGAGKSTTMRMVTGFFPPTSGEAKVCGISVTDRPAEAKTKIGYLPESAPLYNDMTVTGFLKFCASVRGLRGSDRNDAVEKAIETCFLQSVARQSIDTLSKGYRHRTCLAQALLHDPEVLILDEPTDGLDPNQKHEVRQLIKRLGQNKAILFSTHILEEVEASCTRAVIVDRGKIVADGTPAELIERSGTGSLTDLFRSVTTRDTAAA; encoded by the coding sequence ATGATCGAAGTCGAAAACCTCACCAAATCCTTCGGAACCAAAGTGGCCGTGGACAACCTGTCTTTCTCCGTGAAAAAGGGAGAAGTGCTGGGATTCCTGGGACCCAACGGCGCCGGCAAGTCCACCACCATGCGGATGGTCACCGGGTTCTTCCCACCCACCTCGGGCGAAGCCAAGGTCTGCGGCATCTCCGTGACGGACCGGCCGGCGGAGGCGAAGACCAAAATCGGCTACCTGCCGGAGTCCGCCCCCCTCTACAATGACATGACCGTCACCGGTTTCCTGAAGTTCTGCGCCAGCGTGCGGGGGCTGCGCGGGAGCGACCGCAACGATGCGGTGGAAAAAGCCATCGAGACCTGCTTCCTCCAAAGCGTGGCACGGCAGTCGATCGACACCCTTTCCAAAGGCTACCGGCACCGCACCTGCCTGGCCCAGGCGCTGCTCCATGACCCGGAGGTGCTGATCCTGGACGAGCCGACGGACGGCCTTGACCCCAACCAGAAGCACGAGGTCCGCCAGCTCATCAAGCGGCTGGGCCAGAACAAGGCGATCCTGTTCTCCACCCACATCCTGGAGGAGGTGGAGGCCTCCTGCACCCGCGCCGTGATCGTGGACCGCGGCAAGATCGTCGCGGACGGCACCCCCGCAGAGCTGATCGAGCGTTCCGGCACCGGCTCCCTCACCGACCTGTTCCGCTCCGTCACCACCCGGGACACCGCAGCAGCCTGA
- a CDS encoding LON peptidase substrate-binding domain-containing protein, producing the protein MLLPDCTLFPHGGLPLYIFEPRYRRMLEEAMEGNCFFAVTRLLGDESTRPADCSAPVGTIGLVRASREQDDGTSHLLLHGVMRVRFLRWHSDEPYPSATIEPLVSHFQPEHQAQAAMRTLRGAVEDSISSLPQVVRDGILALIDRADTPALMTDIVSQQFVHEPDLRQRLLEMDAVADRIPLICQYLHEASGGN; encoded by the coding sequence ATGCTGTTGCCGGACTGCACCCTGTTCCCGCATGGCGGTCTGCCGCTGTATATTTTCGAGCCGAGGTACCGGCGGATGCTGGAAGAGGCCATGGAGGGGAACTGCTTCTTCGCCGTCACACGGCTGCTCGGGGATGAAAGCACCCGCCCCGCGGACTGTTCCGCCCCTGTGGGAACCATCGGTCTGGTGAGGGCCTCGCGTGAGCAGGACGACGGGACCTCCCATCTGCTGCTGCACGGGGTGATGAGGGTGCGTTTCCTGCGGTGGCACTCGGATGAACCCTATCCCTCCGCCACCATCGAGCCACTCGTTTCCCATTTCCAGCCGGAGCATCAGGCTCAGGCAGCCATGCGGACGCTCCGCGGGGCGGTGGAAGACTCCATCAGCTCCCTGCCGCAGGTGGTGCGGGACGGCATCCTCGCGTTGATCGACCGGGCGGACACCCCCGCACTCATGACGGACATCGTCAGCCAGCAGTTCGTCCATGAACCCGACCTGCGCCAGCGCCTGCTGGAAATGGACGCCGTGGCGGACAGGATACCCCTCATCTGCCAATACCTGCACGAAGCCAGCGGCGGGAACTGA
- a CDS encoding DUF4340 domain-containing protein: MNKRQVIILWIVAAVLAASVALIKRGKDKEIKSATNRAAGQTLLESFPAGDVTTVEIKGADSSVTLEKKDGKWVIPQRENFPAKSGGVNSVNDLLRTVGELKIAQSMQAGPSFAARFGMDDSSEDPKERGINVTFKDSAGKELAHITVGKNIESASGSGVPLAGGGSTGRFVRNHADDSGFYAVSELFSSLSDQPKSWLAADEFLRVEKIQSISVTQPGKEDIAWKVVRDKEDAEFTLDGAAAGEAIDPAAATSLKSLLAYNRFDDVVTKAEVEKRAVADQKRVASIKTFEGITYTITFTPSKAADKPASSNPEDPSPAAEDTYLVTVAVEADIPKERKKEEGEKPEDAKAKDEAFATRTKELNDTLARVKAFAPYTFQVAKASFEQLLKDRATLTKQPDPQPQDQGAQGAPQGGGFNLPPGMIVPGSGPANQAVTEPVEAVTPPVSIPAADEKAEGEKAPEEKPAEAPEKE; the protein is encoded by the coding sequence ATGAACAAACGTCAGGTCATCATCCTCTGGATCGTCGCCGCCGTACTGGCGGCCTCGGTCGCCCTCATCAAACGCGGAAAGGACAAGGAGATCAAAAGCGCAACGAACCGCGCCGCAGGCCAGACCCTGCTGGAGTCCTTCCCCGCCGGCGATGTCACCACCGTTGAAATCAAGGGCGCGGACTCCTCCGTGACACTTGAAAAGAAGGACGGCAAGTGGGTCATCCCACAGCGCGAGAACTTCCCGGCGAAGTCAGGCGGAGTGAACAGCGTCAACGATCTGCTCCGGACCGTCGGTGAACTCAAGATCGCCCAGAGCATGCAGGCGGGCCCGTCCTTCGCCGCACGCTTCGGCATGGATGACAGCTCGGAGGATCCGAAGGAGCGCGGCATCAACGTCACCTTCAAGGACTCCGCCGGAAAGGAACTGGCCCACATCACCGTCGGCAAGAACATCGAATCCGCATCCGGCAGCGGGGTTCCGCTGGCAGGCGGCGGATCCACCGGCCGCTTTGTCCGCAACCATGCGGATGACTCCGGTTTCTACGCCGTCAGCGAGCTTTTCTCCAGCCTCAGCGACCAACCGAAAAGCTGGCTCGCCGCGGACGAATTCCTCCGCGTCGAGAAGATCCAGTCGATCTCCGTGACCCAACCGGGCAAGGAAGACATCGCCTGGAAAGTGGTGCGGGACAAGGAAGACGCCGAATTCACCCTTGATGGAGCTGCCGCCGGTGAGGCCATCGACCCTGCGGCCGCCACCTCCCTGAAGAGCCTGCTCGCCTACAACCGCTTCGACGATGTCGTGACCAAGGCCGAGGTGGAGAAGCGGGCCGTCGCGGACCAGAAGCGCGTGGCCAGCATCAAGACCTTCGAAGGCATCACCTACACCATCACCTTCACCCCATCGAAGGCGGCGGACAAACCCGCATCCTCCAACCCGGAAGATCCCTCCCCCGCCGCGGAAGACACCTATCTGGTGACCGTCGCCGTGGAGGCGGACATCCCCAAGGAACGGAAGAAGGAGGAAGGCGAAAAGCCGGAGGACGCCAAGGCAAAGGATGAAGCGTTCGCCACGCGCACCAAAGAGCTGAATGATACGCTGGCCAGGGTGAAGGCATTCGCGCCCTACACCTTCCAGGTGGCGAAGGCCAGTTTCGAGCAACTGCTCAAAGACCGCGCGACCCTCACGAAGCAGCCCGATCCCCAGCCACAGGATCAGGGTGCCCAGGGCGCTCCCCAAGGAGGAGGTTTCAACCTCCCTCCCGGCATGATCGTCCCGGGAAGCGGCCCGGCCAACCAAGCGGTGACGGAGCCGGTCGAAGCGGTCACCCCTCCGGTCAGCATCCCCGCCGCCGATGAGAAAGCGGAGGGAGAGAAGGCACCTGAAGAGAAACCCGCCGAAGCCCCTGAGAAGGAGTAA
- a CDS encoding ABC transporter permease subunit — protein MFTIYKRELKSYFTQPTAYAIIVIFLLFALGFTFSFGAFIAAGDASLEWPFFAWHPWLYMLLAPAVGMKLWADEQRTGTIELLGTMPISTWSAIIGKFLAPATVWFLALLLTFPIVITVNYLGEPDNGAILSGYLGSFLVCCTFIAITMLVSACTRDQVVCLIVSSAVCAIMVIVAYEPVVTELRKIAAPSVVEVLTSFGVWEHFRSLTRGLFRVQDLIWFGSLIILPLLGTGAILSAKRA, from the coding sequence ATGTTCACGATCTACAAACGCGAGCTGAAAAGCTACTTCACCCAGCCCACCGCCTACGCGATCATCGTCATCTTCCTGCTGTTCGCGCTGGGCTTCACCTTCTCGTTCGGCGCTTTCATCGCCGCGGGCGACGCCTCCCTGGAGTGGCCGTTCTTCGCCTGGCATCCCTGGCTCTACATGCTGCTGGCACCGGCCGTCGGCATGAAACTGTGGGCGGACGAGCAGCGCACCGGCACCATCGAGCTGCTGGGCACCATGCCGATCTCCACCTGGAGCGCCATCATCGGCAAGTTCCTGGCCCCGGCGACGGTCTGGTTCCTCGCCCTGCTCCTCACCTTCCCCATCGTCATCACCGTCAACTATCTCGGTGAGCCTGACAACGGGGCGATCCTTTCCGGCTACCTCGGCAGTTTCCTGGTGTGCTGCACGTTCATCGCCATCACCATGCTGGTGTCCGCCTGCACCCGGGACCAGGTCGTCTGCCTGATCGTTTCCTCCGCGGTCTGCGCCATCATGGTCATCGTCGCCTATGAGCCGGTCGTCACGGAGCTGCGGAAAATCGCCGCTCCTTCGGTGGTCGAGGTACTCACCTCCTTCGGCGTCTGGGAGCATTTCCGCTCGCTCACCCGCGGGCTGTTCCGCGTCCAGGATCTGATCTGGTTCGGCAGCCTCATCATCCTGCCCCTCCTCGGCACCGGCGCCATCCTTTCGGCCAAGCGCGCCTGA
- the mutL gene encoding DNA mismatch repair endonuclease MutL, with protein MSDILASQVAAGEVVERPASVVKELVENSIDAGAGEIRVDTDRGGAALIRVSDDGCGMSREDALLSLERHATSKLRTSADLGEIRTLGFRGEAVPSIASVSRFRMVTREPGVDVGTEISVDGGKVRDVRDAGCAPGTVIEAKALFFNMPARKKFMRAESTESAHIEHQVRLHALAAPRVRFRLRRDDREVFDLPPADSAIGRVRQIVGTDLARELITVPETRGNGVTVSGLLLPTGHARKGRRHQFVFLNGRPVEDPVISRALVEGFRGALAEGMHPAAWLWIDLEPSLVDVNVHPAKREVRFRRPLDVKDVIVEAVADALRPPPAPVVPAAVVVPVADVASGPSFRPVRESAPVLKPWATVTKAIQPPLPVSAQGQVLPDAVEVPLEDPAPARFRVLALLHQRYILLESVEGLVIFDPKAARERILYEELLRRHGEGISVQGLLVPVLIELDPRDLDVVLNERQALGDIGIEVAGFGGNTLQISGLPASIPVDQPVVFMRELLDELLHDGVPGKRFAFERLAKLLAKKAAQPVKASLKEAAPLLDELFLCELPYCAADGRPTLSEISLQELARRFSGGRELR; from the coding sequence TTGTCAGACATCCTCGCCAGCCAGGTGGCGGCGGGGGAGGTCGTGGAACGCCCGGCGTCCGTGGTGAAGGAGCTGGTGGAGAACAGCATCGACGCCGGGGCGGGGGAGATCCGCGTCGATACGGACCGGGGGGGCGCGGCGCTGATCCGGGTGAGCGATGACGGCTGCGGGATGTCGCGGGAGGATGCGCTGCTGTCACTGGAGCGCCACGCGACAAGCAAGCTGCGGACCTCGGCGGACCTCGGAGAGATCCGCACGCTGGGCTTCCGCGGAGAGGCGGTGCCCAGCATCGCCAGCGTGTCCCGTTTCCGCATGGTCACCCGGGAGCCCGGGGTGGATGTGGGGACTGAAATCTCCGTCGATGGGGGAAAGGTGAGGGATGTGAGGGATGCGGGCTGCGCCCCCGGCACGGTGATCGAGGCGAAGGCGCTTTTCTTCAACATGCCGGCGCGGAAGAAATTCATGCGCGCGGAAAGCACGGAGTCCGCCCACATCGAGCATCAGGTGAGGCTCCACGCGCTGGCCGCTCCCCGGGTGAGGTTCCGCCTGCGGCGGGATGACCGGGAGGTATTTGATCTTCCTCCCGCCGACTCCGCCATCGGGCGGGTCCGCCAGATTGTGGGAACGGACCTGGCCCGTGAGCTGATCACGGTGCCTGAAACCCGCGGAAATGGCGTGACCGTCTCCGGCCTGCTGCTGCCTACAGGCCATGCGCGGAAGGGACGGCGCCACCAGTTCGTCTTTCTCAATGGCCGGCCGGTGGAGGATCCCGTGATCTCCCGGGCGCTGGTGGAGGGTTTCCGGGGTGCGCTGGCGGAGGGTATGCACCCCGCCGCCTGGCTGTGGATCGATCTGGAACCGTCGTTGGTGGATGTGAACGTCCACCCGGCGAAGAGGGAGGTCAGGTTCCGGCGGCCGCTCGATGTGAAGGATGTCATTGTCGAAGCCGTGGCCGACGCCTTGCGTCCGCCCCCGGCACCCGTGGTCCCCGCAGCCGTCGTGGTGCCGGTGGCGGATGTCGCTTCCGGCCCCTCATTCCGGCCGGTCCGGGAATCCGCGCCCGTGTTGAAACCATGGGCGACCGTCACCAAGGCGATCCAACCTCCGCTGCCGGTTTCCGCGCAGGGGCAGGTGCTCCCGGATGCGGTGGAAGTGCCGCTGGAAGATCCGGCCCCGGCCCGTTTCCGCGTCCTGGCCCTGCTCCACCAACGTTATATCCTGTTGGAAAGTGTGGAGGGGCTGGTGATCTTCGATCCGAAGGCAGCCCGTGAACGGATTCTCTACGAAGAACTGCTGCGCCGCCATGGGGAGGGCATATCGGTCCAGGGGCTGCTTGTTCCGGTCTTGATCGAACTGGATCCACGCGACCTGGATGTGGTTCTGAACGAAAGACAAGCACTCGGTGACATCGGGATCGAAGTGGCCGGATTTGGTGGGAACACGCTCCAGATATCAGGACTCCCGGCATCGATCCCCGTGGACCAGCCGGTCGTTTTCATGCGGGAACTTCTGGACGAACTCCTCCACGATGGGGTTCCGGGGAAACGCTTTGCCTTCGAAAGGCTGGCGAAGCTGCTGGCGAAAAAGGCCGCCCAGCCGGTGAAGGCCAGCCTGAAGGAAGCGGCGCCTTTGCTGGATGAGCTGTTCTTGTGTGAGCTTCCCTATTGTGCGGCGGATGGCAGGCCGACTTTGAGCGAGATCAGCCTCCAGGAGTTGGCGAGACGCTTCAGCGGTGGCAGGGAACTTCGTTGA
- a CDS encoding DEAD/DEAH box helicase — translation MDTPPFSELGLPDQLLAAVEALGYEKPSPIQALSIPPALEGKDILGLSATGSGKTAAFTLPALAKLDVKLAVPQVLILCPTRELAVQVCEEVHRLGAKLPGLHATPVYGGAPMDRQLRALRMGTQLVVGTPGRLLDHLRRGSFDPSNIRMAVLDEADRMLDMGFKDEMDELLAALPADRQTLFFSATMNPGVSRLIQKFGNDPQKVEIQQKAKTVSTIEQSYFEVRQRSKVEVLSRILDMNPPRLGIIFCNTKRSVDECTEDLINRGYAADRLHGDITQQMRERTLKRFRDGSVELLVATDVAARGLDIDEIDIVFNYDLPTDPEDYVHRIGRTGRAGRSGRAVSFVFGREIYRLQAIERYIRQVIKREKIPSVEQVEGRRADLIFEQLKERLESGKFDSHQEHIDRLLEQGHTPTDIAGALVTMLRESSGREGEAIEEDRERERPARPVREPRPFQEREDRGPRPERGARGPIDREPGMARLFLSLGKTHGVLPKEIVGMMYREAGLPDGCLGRITLFPKHSLVDVPAEMADQVLQRTRNARLRGRPFRIDYDRGPE, via the coding sequence ATGGATACGCCTCCTTTCTCCGAACTCGGACTCCCAGACCAGCTCCTCGCCGCCGTCGAGGCGCTGGGTTATGAAAAACCTTCGCCGATCCAGGCGCTCAGCATCCCTCCGGCCCTCGAAGGCAAGGACATCCTGGGCCTTTCCGCCACCGGATCGGGAAAAACCGCCGCATTCACGCTGCCCGCGCTGGCAAAGCTGGATGTGAAGCTGGCCGTGCCGCAGGTCCTGATCCTGTGCCCCACCCGCGAACTCGCCGTGCAGGTCTGTGAGGAAGTCCACCGCCTGGGTGCGAAGCTCCCCGGCCTGCACGCCACCCCCGTCTATGGCGGTGCGCCGATGGACCGCCAGCTCCGCGCCCTGCGCATGGGCACCCAGCTCGTCGTCGGCACGCCCGGACGCCTGCTGGACCACCTGCGCCGCGGATCGTTCGATCCGTCCAACATCCGCATGGCCGTCCTCGACGAGGCGGACCGCATGCTGGACATGGGCTTCAAGGATGAGATGGACGAGCTGCTCGCCGCCCTCCCCGCGGACCGCCAGACGCTGTTCTTCTCCGCGACGATGAATCCCGGCGTGTCCCGGCTGATTCAGAAGTTCGGCAACGATCCGCAGAAGGTGGAGATCCAGCAGAAGGCGAAGACCGTCTCGACCATCGAGCAGTCCTACTTCGAGGTGCGCCAGCGCTCGAAGGTGGAGGTGCTTTCCCGCATCCTCGACATGAACCCGCCACGGCTGGGCATCATCTTCTGCAACACCAAGCGCTCCGTGGACGAGTGCACGGAAGACCTCATCAACCGTGGCTACGCCGCCGACCGCCTGCACGGGGACATCACCCAGCAGATGCGGGAGCGCACGCTGAAACGTTTCCGCGACGGCTCCGTGGAACTCCTTGTCGCCACCGACGTGGCCGCACGGGGCCTGGACATCGATGAGATCGACATCGTCTTCAACTACGACCTGCCGACGGACCCGGAGGACTACGTCCACCGCATCGGCCGGACGGGCCGCGCCGGACGCTCCGGCCGCGCCGTTTCCTTCGTCTTCGGCCGTGAAATCTACCGCCTGCAGGCCATCGAGCGCTATATCCGCCAGGTCATCAAGAGGGAGAAGATCCCGTCCGTGGAGCAGGTGGAGGGCCGCCGCGCCGACCTCATCTTCGAACAGCTCAAGGAACGCCTGGAGTCCGGGAAGTTTGATTCCCACCAGGAACACATCGACCGCCTGCTGGAGCAGGGCCACACCCCCACGGATATCGCCGGGGCGCTCGTCACCATGCTGCGTGAATCCTCCGGCCGCGAGGGCGAAGCAATCGAGGAGGACCGCGAGCGTGAACGCCCGGCCCGCCCCGTGCGCGAGCCCCGTCCGTTCCAGGAAAGGGAGGACCGTGGCCCGAGACCGGAACGCGGTGCCCGCGGCCCGATCGACAGGGAACCCGGCATGGCCCGCCTGTTCCTTTCGCTGGGCAAGACCCACGGCGTGCTGCCGAAGGAGATCGTCGGCATGATGTACCGGGAAGCCGGTCTGCCGGACGGCTGCCTGGGCCGCATCACCCTTTTCCCGAAGCACTCGCTCGTCGATGTCCCGGCGGAAATGGCCGACCAGGTCCTCCAGCGCACCCGCAACGCCCGCCTGCGCGGCAGACCGTTCCGCATCGATTACGACCGCGGACCGGAGTGA
- a CDS encoding Gldg family protein translates to MAKTTHPVTRAALGIAALTAIAILANWLISLTPFGNKGVDFTENKILTLSEGTRGLVSELDTPVVIRYYATRNSPYMPEDLKIHMRRVDDLLKEYASLSNGKIRIENIDPQPDTDAEDSANLDEISGQRINDENLYLGIAVACLDKTRVLPFLDPNQETMFEYELSKAISEVSTPKKPVVGVMSAFNLAGQPAMMPGQQGTPAWVVFQQLKQSYEVKYLPLNHTELDPKELKVLLVFHPAGITPEGEFAIDQYLLGGGTVVAALDAFSVSAQMLGGNSNPMMGQQGTPVSSNLPELLPAWGVSFESVKVLADPTHSTALGGNRQGLAVLSLPQSSMPQKDNVITKDLGSVVLFLPGAFSRTGGSGVSVNTLIRSSTEAGFVDAVRASQIDPSLATSLKPEGKAFDLVTHLSGKFKTAFPKGKPTADGEEPKEEEKKEGEAAKPTHLTESAQDGNVFLIADVDAFYDRFAYNVQNFGGMQMASPMNGNATMLFNIIDQAIGSKHLIGSRSRSALRRPFTVVQEMEAEFNKSVGAKITEFEDKQKEAQRKLSELQAQKTQGSELYLSPEQEAEIRKLRAEQVNYARMVRDQQKELRRQKDELGGRITLLNVAAMPALVVLFGFGLFLKRRSSTRAR, encoded by the coding sequence ATGGCCAAAACCACACATCCGGTTACCCGGGCGGCCCTCGGCATCGCAGCCCTCACCGCCATCGCCATCCTCGCCAACTGGCTCATCTCCCTCACTCCCTTCGGGAACAAGGGGGTGGACTTCACCGAAAACAAGATCCTCACGCTCTCCGAAGGGACTCGGGGTCTGGTTTCGGAGCTGGATACCCCGGTCGTCATCCGCTACTACGCGACCCGCAACTCCCCCTACATGCCGGAGGATCTGAAGATCCACATGCGGCGCGTGGACGACCTGCTGAAGGAGTATGCCTCCCTTTCCAACGGCAAGATCCGCATCGAGAACATCGACCCGCAGCCGGACACGGACGCGGAGGACTCCGCCAACCTGGATGAGATCAGCGGCCAGCGCATCAACGACGAGAACCTCTACCTCGGCATCGCCGTGGCGTGCCTGGACAAAACCCGCGTCCTCCCGTTCCTCGATCCGAACCAGGAAACGATGTTCGAGTATGAACTCTCCAAGGCCATCTCCGAGGTGAGCACTCCGAAGAAGCCGGTGGTGGGCGTGATGTCCGCCTTCAACCTGGCCGGCCAGCCGGCGATGATGCCCGGCCAGCAGGGCACCCCCGCCTGGGTCGTCTTCCAGCAGCTCAAGCAGTCCTATGAGGTGAAGTACCTGCCGCTGAACCACACCGAGCTGGATCCCAAGGAACTGAAGGTCCTCCTCGTCTTCCACCCCGCCGGCATCACTCCGGAAGGTGAATTCGCCATCGACCAGTACCTTCTCGGCGGCGGCACCGTGGTCGCCGCCCTCGATGCCTTCTCCGTCTCCGCGCAGATGCTGGGCGGCAACAGCAACCCGATGATGGGCCAGCAGGGTACCCCGGTCAGCTCCAACCTGCCGGAGTTGCTGCCCGCATGGGGCGTTTCCTTCGAGTCCGTGAAGGTGTTGGCGGATCCCACGCACTCCACCGCTCTCGGTGGCAACCGCCAGGGACTCGCCGTGCTTTCCCTGCCGCAGTCCTCCATGCCCCAGAAGGACAACGTGATCACCAAGGACCTCGGCTCCGTGGTGCTGTTCCTCCCCGGCGCGTTCAGCCGCACGGGCGGCAGCGGGGTGTCCGTCAACACACTCATCCGCTCCTCCACCGAAGCCGGATTCGTGGATGCCGTCCGCGCATCCCAGATCGACCCGAGCCTAGCCACCTCCCTCAAGCCGGAGGGCAAGGCATTCGATCTGGTCACCCACCTGAGCGGGAAGTTCAAAACCGCCTTCCCGAAGGGCAAGCCAACCGCGGACGGGGAGGAACCGAAAGAAGAAGAGAAGAAGGAAGGCGAAGCCGCCAAGCCCACCCACCTCACCGAAAGCGCGCAGGACGGCAACGTGTTCCTCATCGCGGATGTGGACGCTTTCTATGACCGCTTCGCCTACAACGTGCAGAACTTCGGGGGCATGCAGATGGCCAGCCCCATGAATGGCAACGCGACGATGCTCTTCAACATCATCGACCAGGCCATCGGTTCGAAGCACCTCATCGGTTCCCGCTCCCGTTCCGCCCTCCGCCGGCCGTTCACGGTCGTCCAGGAGATGGAAGCGGAATTCAACAAGAGCGTGGGAGCGAAGATCACCGAGTTCGAGGACAAGCAGAAGGAAGCCCAGCGGAAGCTTTCCGAGCTGCAGGCGCAGAAAACGCAGGGCAGCGAGCTTTACCTCTCCCCGGAGCAGGAGGCTGAGATCCGCAAGCTGCGCGCGGAGCAGGTCAACTACGCGCGGATGGTCCGCGACCAGCAGAAGGAACTGCGCCGCCAGAAAGATGAACTGGGCGGCAGGATCACCCTGCTGAACGTGGCCGCCATGCCCGCCCTCGTCGTCCTTTTCGGCTTCGGCCTCTTCCTGAAGCGCCGGTCATCCACCCGTGCCCGCTGA